A single Solidesulfovibrio sp. DNA region contains:
- a CDS encoding ATP-binding protein, with protein sequence MARPENNHAAPGGPLPRFAAAAGGLFTRIRRSLITKLAIICGAALMFFFFLWSSLNMEAMEALSMANTVSDIDRLGTTIILGLHDSMLTYAPDATQEIVRNIGTQRAIKSIRVYNKRGEIKYSNLTSEIGTVTDIKQEACYVCHRVEPPLVRLDIRERTRVFTDDADRQCIGIIFPIGNDPSCSGDPCHVHSPGKKILGLLDMVVSLEAPQANLARFSRINFLMALAIAAAVFLILVLCLHLLVNRPVRKMMRATRAIAAGVGFEGLDLRQSDEMGELGRAIGAMGREVLIKQAELARQMKRYQDLFEHVPCTITVQDRDLRLISYNRQFADEFHARPGEYCYKVYKGLDAPCRNCPVIRTFEDGAPHATEEITTAKDGGTRSFFVSTAPMTDAAGNVNAVMEISLDITDSKFLEEELERSRRKYLAIFSCIPTALFVLDRASLTILECNATAEEVYGCRQSELIGRNFLDFFADRDRIGYERRIRGQTAIDRARHQKQNGEIIYVSVRVSTAAFPGNEVYLVSATDITRRLETEQQLIQASKMATLGEMATSVAHELNQPLTVIQTIADLLARKTRGDASPPRELFREMAEGIGKHIARATRIISHMREFGRKSEMKVEPVDLGEVLTRTLELFSQQLKVRNIEVTCDIVPDLPPVAAEGNRLEQVFMNLLLNARDAIEDHAAASPGADKRISLRVLADDDWVRAEIGDTGAGIAPEIQDKAFEPFFTTKAVGKGTGLGLSISYGIVKDYGGAIDIVSRPGQGARFVVRLPRHLGENGQSGRQLRD encoded by the coding sequence ATGGCGAGGCCGGAAAACAACCATGCCGCCCCAGGTGGCCCCCTGCCCCGGTTCGCCGCCGCGGCCGGCGGTCTTTTCACGCGCATCCGGCGCTCGCTGATCACCAAGCTGGCCATCATCTGCGGCGCGGCGCTCATGTTTTTCTTCTTCCTGTGGTCCTCCCTCAACATGGAGGCCATGGAAGCCCTGTCCATGGCCAACACCGTCTCCGACATCGACCGCCTGGGCACGACCATCATCCTGGGGCTGCACGACTCCATGCTGACCTACGCCCCGGACGCCACCCAGGAGATCGTGCGCAACATCGGGACCCAGCGGGCCATCAAGTCCATTCGCGTCTACAACAAACGCGGCGAAATCAAGTATTCCAACCTGACCAGCGAGATCGGCACGGTCACGGACATCAAGCAGGAGGCCTGCTACGTCTGCCACCGCGTGGAGCCGCCCCTGGTGCGCCTGGACATCAGGGAGCGCACCCGCGTCTTCACCGACGACGCCGACCGCCAATGCATCGGCATCATCTTCCCCATCGGCAACGACCCCTCCTGCTCCGGCGACCCCTGCCACGTCCACTCGCCGGGCAAGAAGATCCTGGGCCTGCTCGACATGGTGGTCTCCCTGGAGGCTCCGCAAGCCAACCTGGCCCGCTTCTCGCGCATCAATTTCCTCATGGCCCTGGCCATCGCCGCCGCCGTCTTCCTCATCCTGGTCCTGTGCCTGCACCTGCTCGTCAACCGGCCCGTGCGCAAGATGATGCGGGCCACAAGGGCCATCGCCGCGGGCGTGGGCTTCGAGGGCCTGGACCTGCGCCAGTCCGACGAGATGGGCGAGCTCGGCCGGGCCATCGGCGCCATGGGCCGCGAGGTGCTCATCAAGCAGGCGGAGCTGGCCCGCCAGATGAAGCGCTACCAGGACCTCTTCGAGCACGTGCCCTGCACCATCACCGTGCAGGACCGCGACCTGCGCCTGATCAGCTACAACCGCCAGTTCGCCGACGAGTTCCACGCCCGGCCCGGCGAATACTGCTACAAGGTCTACAAGGGCCTGGACGCGCCCTGCCGCAACTGCCCGGTCATCCGCACCTTCGAGGACGGGGCGCCCCACGCCACCGAGGAGATCACCACGGCCAAGGACGGCGGCACGCGCTCCTTTTTCGTCAGCACCGCGCCCATGACCGACGCCGCCGGCAACGTCAACGCGGTCATGGAGATCAGCCTCGACATCACGGACAGCAAATTCCTTGAAGAAGAACTGGAACGTTCGCGCCGCAAGTACCTGGCGATCTTCAGCTGCATCCCCACGGCCCTGTTCGTCCTCGACCGGGCGAGCCTGACCATCCTCGAATGCAACGCCACGGCCGAGGAGGTCTACGGCTGCCGGCAAAGCGAACTGATCGGCCGCAACTTCCTGGACTTCTTCGCCGACCGCGACCGGATCGGCTACGAACGGCGCATCCGCGGCCAAACCGCCATCGACCGGGCCCGTCACCAGAAGCAAAACGGCGAGATCATCTACGTCTCCGTGCGCGTCTCCACGGCCGCGTTTCCCGGCAACGAAGTCTACCTGGTCTCGGCCACGGACATCACCCGGCGCCTGGAAACCGAGCAGCAGCTCATCCAGGCCAGCAAGATGGCCACCCTCGGCGAAATGGCCACCAGCGTCGCCCACGAACTCAACCAGCCGCTGACCGTCATCCAGACCATCGCCGACCTGCTCGCGCGCAAGACCCGGGGCGACGCCAGCCCGCCCAGGGAACTCTTCAGGGAAATGGCCGAAGGCATCGGCAAGCACATCGCCCGGGCCACGCGCATCATCAGCCACATGCGCGAATTCGGCCGCAAATCGGAAATGAAGGTCGAGCCCGTGGACCTCGGCGAGGTCCTCACGCGCACCCTGGAACTGTTCAGCCAGCAGCTCAAGGTCCGCAACATCGAGGTCACCTGCGACATCGTCCCGGACCTGCCCCCGGTCGCGGCCGAGGGCAACCGGCTGGAGCAGGTCTTCATGAACCTGCTTTTAAACGCCCGCGACGCCATCGAGGACCACGCCGCCGCGTCCCCGGGGGCCGACAAGCGCATCAGCCTGCGCGTCCTTGCCGACGACGACTGGGTCAGGGCGGAAATCGGCGACACCGGCGCGGGCATCGCCCCGGAGATCCAGGACAAGGCCTTCGAACCCTTTTTCACCACCAAGGCCGTGGGCAAGGGCACGGGCCTGGGGCTTTCCATCAGCTACGGCATCGTCAAGGACTACGGCGGCGCCATCGACATCGTTTCCCGGCCCGGACAGGGCGCCCGGTTCGTCGTCCGCCTCCCCCGCCACCTGGGCGAGAACGGACAATCGGGACGGCAGTTGCGCGACTGA